Genomic DNA from Lactuca sativa cultivar Salinas chromosome 8, Lsat_Salinas_v11, whole genome shotgun sequence:
AAGCATGATTTTCCAACTTGATATCGTCAGTAATAACCACGTTGTCATCCAATTGATTTTCGTTGATATGATTGTCATCATATCGCGTATCGAGCCATGTTATGATGTCAGCGAATACGATTGCAATGTTTTCATCTGGCTCACCAGTGGTCAATGCATGCCACATTCCTGGGTATATTTTGATGGTTTTGTCTTTGCTACTAGCTTGTTCGTATAGAGCCTGGCTAACCTTTGGATCTGTCACTGTATCCGCATCCCCATGTAGCACGAGAAATGGCAATGTCACCTGCGCAATCAAACACTCTTATATTcaagattgagtttataatcataaaggctatattaacaaatttaatataaagttataaattataatgtCCGCTAATCCACCCTAGTTTTTGTATCGACCGTTTGtataaaataataaatgaaataaTTTGTGTGTTAAAAGTGAAAACAATATATTATGGCTTTGCTATTGTTGCTGCTACATAGTAGGTCTAGCAATATGATAACTACCTCTAAAACGGCCGATTAACAATGTGGGGTGAAACTTTTAATTAGTATAAAATCATGATGTATAAAACCTTTTTACCAAAAGGATTATAAGTAATTTGTATATTTTGTATTTGGCTTTGGTATTCTTGGCATTTTTATGTATTCGAGAAAGAAAAAGTAAAAGTCAACAGTATATAGGATAAGGATAACATTGTAAAATAACCTCGCTTAAGTGGTCTTCGAGATCCATGCTGGTTCTAATTAATTCAAGAGATGTTTTAAGCTTTGGTTTTCCTTGGTAAATCAACTTGTTTGCATGTATCTGCATAATTGATCAAGTAGAAGTGGATTTACATATTACCTTTATTTGTATAGAAATTCATGAAAATACGACCCTACCGCTTCTCTCTTCAAAGGATCCTTAAATCCAGAATCAATGACATCTTTCGCAAACAATATCTTCCATCTTGGTATAAGATCTTCTATCCTTTCTATCGTGTGTAACACCCTTGGGTGTGGCCTCACTTTCAGATTTATCTATCATCACATTAAACGTATTGATCAGATTGAGAGAAATTATGATTCAAACATTTACCAAAAGTCCAAAAGTTATGTTGCCCAACATTATCAGTATCATGAGTTGATAGAAACTGACCCTCAACCTTTCGTTGAGCGTATAAAGTCTCGTTTAAGGTGAAATATGGAAATTTATGAGTAGAATAGTTGGTGTGTTAGTTGGAtgttaaaaaaatcaaacattttATCATACAACACCCTTACCAATCTAGTGACCCTAAGCTAAAAAAGGGTTAACATATGTTTTTTCCCTTCTATTTCTttgtagcatatatatatatatatatatatatatatatatatatatatatatatatatatatatatatatatatatatatatatatatatatcttaataaatcaaggtttttttgtcacatgtcaatctctcatgagttttgacaattgtcattttgtagtatttttgaaataaatattattcacttgtcaatttttggtttgtttcaatttttaaaattaaagtcatatacttatctatataaagtattaaatcaacccgtgtaatatacGAGTTTcacacctaatatatatatatatatatatatatatatatatatatatatatatatatatatatatatatatatatatatatatataacataataaatgaaaatcaattttgccaaatgtcatgttctcattgAATTTTGTACATGTCATTTTCTaaaagtttttgaattatttttttccaGTTGTTATTTTCTTGTATTTTTCATTTCCTAAATTTATTTTAgtgagatttatatatgtaaagtaaatcattttattaaatttcataataaatGCTTTGCAACCTTTCAAATATCTTACATTATTAttcaactagtttataacccgtgggaaccacggttataaaattaaataaagattaatagttaaaatttaaaaatattaataacttgttttaaataaattattcatTAAGAGGTttatttagttatataaaattataatcattgatttaaataaatatgtaaaattatcactttataatttgtattaattttattttaatttttattctaatattgttaatttaatgtaattagaatgaaaaattttaaatttaaaatttgaaatttgaaatttgaaatggagaatcaatatgTTGACAAATGGTATTTATTAATTATGAGACATAATAAGGTGAAACAtggcaaaagaaaaataaaatttgcaTTAATTATGAGGcttaatatggtgacacatgtcaaaaggagaatgaaactactcttttattagaatagagattacttactttagttattatattttttctatttatgtaaaattattattttaaaaatacgtgaTGCTTATAATTTTATactaaacttttttttaataaatccgtgtaatacacgggtcacacacctatatatatatatatatatatatatatatatatatatatatatatatatatatatatatatatatatatatatatatatatgatcacgTAGGAACTCAAAAATTGGTAGAAATAATGAATTGAAAAATATTAGTCTTAGTATAGAAAGTTTTAATGGATAAGATTTAATCTAAAAAAGTAgtcaattttgaaaattttagtggCAATTTTGTGATTATAAAGGAAAGTTGATAAAGTTCAATGAAAGGGTAAATGTAACGGATccgaacatatatatatatatatatatatatatatatatatatatatatatatatatatatatatatatatatatatatatatatataaataaaaggttaggttattttgttttcactatctattgtgtgtatgtatgattgattctggaccaatcattttatttattttaagaaagtaattaatgcatattaaatgttgaagatataataggtattaattcatctttagcatttaatatgcattaattactttcttaaaataactaaaatgattggtccagaatcaatcatacaggcacacaatagatagtgaaaacatttgaacctaactatatatatatatatatatatatatatatatatatatatatatatatatatatatatatatatatatatatatataaagtaatggattaaattttgaaaatattgtCATCAATTTGTAAATTTTGTTCCTCTTCGATCTCCACCATGTGTCATGGTCGTAAATGTTGTTAAGACTTTCAACTCCGTTGAAGTTTATAAGCTGATTAGTAATTTATTATCTCAAATAGTTTATTTAAAAATCACTTCATAAGATATTATAGGCTATTTTTGGGTCTCACAAAACAATAAATTATCATAAGCTTAAAAAATAAGTTAATTTATGTTCAACAAACACTACCTAAATATTTACAGCTAATTCTATATGTAGCCCCTATCCTAGATGTGTGTGGATTTGACTTGTGTGTACACCCTCATACTTGGTCTTTTTTAGTGAAGGAGATACCTATAATAATACCCATATTTACTAGCAATATAATTTATCATTTTATCAATCAATGCATACATGCCTCATACctcgtgtgtgtatatatatatatatatatatatatatatatatatatatatatatatatatatatatatatatatatagttttactAACTTTTAACAAATAACTATACGAGGTATGAGGCATGTATGCATTGATTGATAAAATgataaactatattttatcaatcaATGCATACATGCCTCATACCTCGTATAGTCATTTGTTAAAAGTTagtaaaactatatatatatatatatatatatatatatatatatatatatatatatatatatatatatatatatagggtaaggttcaatagagaaccataataaccaaggaaccaatcttttttacaacttttagaacttatttgttataaaaaaaactaaaaatacataaactcataactttttatcatttttccaatgatataaaattctaatttttttatgtcaaattcacaatgtgaattttttaaaattcacaacgtgaatccggattcacagggtgaatccgaaaaatatttttcacattcacaatgttaatatatgaatttagatatttttagattttttttcgataaagaataagctctaaaagttgaaaaaaatatttggttccttgaaaaaccaataattatggttctctattgaacttttctatatatatatatatatatatatatatatatatatatatatatatatatatatatatatatatatatatatatatatatatatatgatcaagtAGGAACTGAAAAAATTATAAGAACTTCAAAGACAATTTTTGGAATTAAGATTGGAAAAATAAATGGTTAGGAATTGATTTTATTTATCGTCAAAATCTCGTGAGATGATATGACATTTTTGTAATTAATTGCGAGCTTTTGATAATTTCCGAAAAATGTTAATTGTTTGAATGGTACAAGTGGCAAAAACAaaaggattaaaataaaaaaaatgaaaattcggCCATGTGCCTCTCCCTGCATTGACATACGCCCCCACCCCCAACATGAAAAGTGACCAACATTTATTAGCTGGTGGGTTTTTTCCACCGACTTAGTTTTCGGcgataactttttttatttttgaaaatttgatttttgaaaaaactaaagtttttaaaatttaattctctaaatatttgaaaaaaaatatattttttatatttataaaaaaaacccaaaaacattctccaaaaattacaaaaatttaattaaatacttCTACTTACTATTCTAATGactttgtaaaaaaaatttaaaaataagatGTTTTAAATACCAAACTTGACTTTAAAAGATTTaaagtttttctgaaaaaaagattaaacataatatgatccaaatagagatgattcaaaatatttatgattcaaaagtattatgatttaaTATGTTTATGATCATTAACTTGTTAtaatctaaaaatattttgatttaaatatttaattatccttaattattatattttttatgattcaaaattaaataattcaaaaaagtaTAATGATCCAAATGTTgtattaaacaaaaaatttatttaattcaatataTTATGATCTAAATTAATATGATCCAAATTAATATGATCAAAAAATGTATAATGGATAATATCATTATGACTAAAAGTAGtatgattcaaaattttataatgcaaaaataatatgattaaaaaTAATGTATgaacataaaatattatgatcctaatattcttcttatttaaaattttataattgttaaatattaaaaactcaaatggatatttaatttaaaaaatcaaaagaaaagaaagaagaaaaaaaacccTACTATATTTAAGTATGTAGTAAAGTtattgaaaaaacaaaaaaaaaaacgaaaaaaaaaaagaaaaaaaagttattattaaaaaacaaaaaaatattacaaaataaataaataagataaaaacgTTAAAATCGagcatatatatttaaaaaattcaatttttataacgaaaaataaaaattattaaaaaaagaaaaaaaccaatataaatgaaaaagaaaagaaaaactcatTTAAATGATGTTTCATGTACATTTTTTGCACATGATTATTCCCTCGGGTCTGTATTAAGTTCCATGCACTTACGTTGTGTGCGAACACGTCACGACCAAGTAAATAAGTTTTACGTTTGTGCCATTGACGAAATGATTGGTGAAGAATAGTCATCGTGGTTTCTACCATATTTTGATTCTTACCGGATCcagaccctatatatatatatatatatatatatatatatatatatatatatatatatatatatatatatatatatatatatatatatatatatatataatattgtaaCATTAAATGATTAAAATGATGATGCATGGATTTGTAAAATGTTACAAGTGTGTAGTTTCTTTTATTTAATACATTAATTATTCACCAATAAACTACAAACAATCAAAACAAGTGATATATGGTGATCCTTATCGGTCCCTTTACTCCATAATAAAGTAATAAAACTACTCTTTAACTTAGTAAATGAGCCTCCTGACCTAGAAATCTTGCGATATCTATTTGGGATGTGATTTGTACACAATAATTTTTATTCACGTAACATTTTATGATTGATtaagttgtacaatacaacattttaaagcacaAATTGTTGTGTATGAAAAAAATTTATTGTATACCAATCACCTCTCATATCAAATTGTTGTGGATGGATCCATCTCCATAGAACAATAATATAGTGTCTTGCAaagtaagtaaaaatatatattgaaatataatatttgttatatatatatatatatatatatatatatatatatatatatatatatatatatatatggtcacgTATTGTAGAAACCTCAAATTTACCTTACACATGGGTGCGACCAAAATTGCCCCGTGCCAAAAAGTTGGGTCCTTTCGGTGTACAAGAAGGGCAACCGCACCACCCATGGATTGACCGTACAAAAACCGCTTCTTGTTTTTGTAATCTTCTTgtcctgtgtgtgtgtgtgggggggggggggggatcaaGCCATGCATCAAGTTAATGGGTGATACGATAAAAGTCTCTTTATTGTGAATTAAGTTTCGTGATGAGTACCAGAAATGCATTTGAAGAAATTGGAGCAATCGGTCACAATGTTGTCAAATTTCTCAATATAACAACGCTCACCCATGGACCGCCCATGCCCTTCATGGTCTATTCCGATGACCGCGTACCCGTTGCTCGCGAGCCTAGTACCAACCCCTACAAACCAAAATTATATCCATTAAATCATTTCTTTTAAGGTCCAACAAAAGAATACACATGTGTTTTCATCATAAATTTATGTTATTGACATCGACTACATGTCAATATAAATAACTTTTAAACGCTTATGAGTTGAAATGACTTGGGTTGATTGATCAATAAATATTTTTCGTTCGTTTTAGAAATTTAACAAACTATTAATTTATCAAATATAAATATTGTTGTGACCCATATGAATAATTACAACGCTAATTGACATGTTTTTATATTAATGATTCAATATTTGGCACCTGCACGAAGACTCACAAAACATATTTTTGGCAAACTATAGAAATCTCAGGGCAAAAGGGTTAACAGGATTTTAGCTCATCAACATGTTTTtttcgtttatatatatatatatatatatatatatatatatatatatatatatatatatatatatatatatatatatatatatatactaataaaagatGTATTTTTACTTGCACCACACGTATTTAAAACTTCCATTAcgtttcaatttctttctaataattattataaattggttGATAATGTTATATTAATGCAAAAAACTAAATTctaatcataaattaactaaactataatattaaaatatcatattttacttctttttataaaattatgactttaactttttaacTTATAATAGTGAActtattagtttatatataattaaaagttaaacttgaaaaaatcgagaaattattttataaataattaaaagttataaattatagtgttatAATTAAATAGTAATCTTAAATTAGcaaaaaaaacatgaaactatTTTCTATAATCATTAAGAATATTCAAATACGTagcttaaaaataacttacaataaaagTAGTTAAacgtaatattatataaaaatttataacattatctttaaaaacaaaatcaatattTGTTGTTTAACTAATTACAATCAAAGAAACTACCAATattcataaaataaaatttaaaaaattaaatgtcTTAAATCagattaaaataattaagagtttctaaatatgttattttaaataacttacaatGAGAATAACAAAAAATAACATTATATGCAAGAATTATGTTGttacttttaaaaacaaaaacaatgtttgatgttttaaatgaatcataacaacaactataaatatcataacaacaactatagatatcattaaaccatatattttattttattttatttatgagtaactcGCAGGTATAGGCCATTGAGACAATTAagattatagaattttaaaagatgtctacattatcatataattcaaaacaaacaatgtttATAACAACTTActataagatttattatataataGCAACAATAACGTTAtagatatatttaaaaaaacatacatttttaaagatttcaaatatattgttgtattctgCGCAACACGTAGGTATTCACTTAGTATAGTTACAAAAGAGGCATTTTTACTTGCaccacatgcatttgaaaccttcgtgacttttcaatttctttctaataattaataaaaattggttaataatgttcaattagtgcaaaaactaaattttaataataaattaaCTACACtgcaatattaaaatatcatatttttcttctatttataatattataaatttaactttgtaacatattatagttaacttattagtttagatATGTTGTCATATGTAAGAAATTGTCATTTTAAGGTCACAAATTTtgtaaaatttataattttatgcaaaatagttaaattattaatttcaatataatgttaaaCGGTTAACTTAAATGAAAATATCaattaaactttaaaaaaaatcaagcgactattttataaatagttaaaagttataaacTATAGTGTTAAACCTAAACTGTACTTCTAAATTAACAAAAAGAAACcatgaaattattttttataatcattaagaaatttcaaataagtattataaaaataacttacaataaaaatagttaaaagtaatattatatcaaaaaaatcaatgttatttaaaaaaaaaacaatgtttgttgttttaaataattacaattaaagaaactaacaatattcatcagataaattttgaaaaagttcaatttctgtaaacaaattaaaataattcAGAGTTTccaaatatgttattttaaataaattacaacaacaatagttaaaagtaacgttatataacaaaaaatatattgttacctttaaaaaaataacttttgatgttttaaataat
This window encodes:
- the LOC111911547 gene encoding caffeoylshikimate esterase-like, whose amino-acid sequence is MEVEYQEEFITNSRGVQQFTCRWLPVSSPKALVFMCHGYGMECSIFMKGVGTRLASNGYAVIGIDHEGHGRSMGERCYIEKFDNIVTDCSNFFKCISGQEDYKNKKRFLYGQSMGGAVALLVHRKDPTFWHGAILVAPMCKINLKVRPHPRVLHTIERIEDLIPRWKILFAKDVIDSGFKDPLKREAIHANKLIYQGKPKLKTSLELIRTSMDLEDHLSEVTLPFLVLHGDADTVTDPKVSQALYEQASSKDKTIKIYPGMWHALTTGEPDENIAIVFADIITWLDTRYDDNHINENQLDDNVVITDDIKLENHASSSVHDGNQ